A part of Astyanax mexicanus isolate ESR-SI-001 chromosome 2, AstMex3_surface, whole genome shotgun sequence genomic DNA contains:
- the LOC103038341 gene encoding histamine H2 receptor-like produces MSHTATAPFITVLSDPTPACTYGLSRTPAKLTNSTPTRSMGLGPVLPLTSFENVLYFLFSVLLATVIVFLNASVFSSILLCRSLRAENRCMYMLSTCLSDVCSGVAYYYCGALDVRDSYDSPTRTFYIAPTFLGLSYMAILAAQADRYHAVTSPLRYALRMSRGRTLAVIAAYWLYAFVIVAVNNLVTVGIAKSVTSIGTFVGNIFTVIIMIGLNVRLFFIATYQLEREPPTAERESKRASIYLIVVVAVCFLIAWLPIFLHIIVCNFTGTTCYSFRNEGTDPLRLLPRLNAVLTPVLYIRGCAALKHTLLTRVWRASCCRAKGVNPVERSIAPSGQVTSVCKN; encoded by the exons ATGTCTCACACAGCCACTGCCCCCTTTATCACTGTCCTTTCTGACCCCACCCCAGCCTGCACCTATGGCCTCTCCCGCACTCCCGCCAAGCTGACTAACTCGACCCCCACCCGGAGCATGGGCCTCGGGCCCGTGCTGCCCCTCACGAGCTTTGAGAACGTGCTGTACTTCTTGTTCAGCGTGCTGCTGGCCACGGTCATCGTGTTCCTCAACGCGTCCGTGTTCTCCTCCATCCTGCTGTGCCGCTCGCTGCGCGCGGAGAACCGTTGCATGTACATGCTCAGCACGTGCCTGAGCGACGTGTGCTCGGGGGTCGCCTACTATTACTGCGGCGCGCTGGACGTGCGCGACAGCTACGACTCGCCCACGCGCACCTTCTACATCGCGCCCACCTTCCTGGGCCTGTCCTACATGGCCATCCTGGCGGCGCAGGCGGACCGATACCACGCGGTCACCTCGCCCCTCCGGTACGCGCTGCGCATGTCCCGCGGGCGCACGCTGGCCGTCATAGCCGCCTACTGGCTCTATGCCTTCGTCATCGTGGCCGTTAACAACCTGGTGACGGTGGGCATCGCCAAGAGTGTGACGAGCATCGGTACGTTCGTGGGCAACATCTTCACCGTCATCATCATGATCGGCCTCAACGTGCGCCTCTTCTTCATCGCCACGTACCAGCTGGAGCGCGAGCCCCCCACCGCCGAGCGCGAGAGCAAGCGCGCCTCCATCTATCTGATCGTGGTGGTGGCCGTGTGCTTCCTCATCGCCTGGCTGCCCATCTTCCTGCACATCATCGTCTGCAACTTCACGGGCACCACCTGCTACTCGTTCCGCAACGAGGGCACCGACCCGCTGCGCCTGCTGCCGCGCCTCAACGCTGTCCTCACCCCCGTCCTCTACATCAGAGGCTGCGCAGCGCTCAAACACACGCTGCTTACCAGGGTGTGGAGGGCGAGCTGCTgcagggccaaggg AGTTAATCCTGTGGAAAGATCCATTGCACCCAGTGGTCAAGTCACATCCGTGTGCAAGAACTGA
- the LOC103046250 gene encoding glucose-dependent insulinotropic receptor — protein MLFISNSTVPLSVDFSSPGDYFIFLYHIVFATCSAVLAGSVVLGILSTRALRAQNRFIFMLNTSLSDTLTGLSVYYLGLFDVQEGYPSRNGTYYILPSIMGVNVMTFLFAQFDRYLAVCHPFFYNRFVSRGFVVACCVFCWFYTYLILAVQNALPVAQAVKMSAFGIMTLQIIVVIQVLMTIKLYVIAKHQLAREAPSQERESKKESLRIIMFVVICFLSLWGPSFVNIMVRYLSSGGLRFRNEATNAFAIMARFNALSTPALYIWGSPALRSAVWDRLWRKGCRTRPDRVFSRNVKPAKETVFASQTSKDL, from the exons ATGCTCTTTATCAGCAACTCCACCGTGCCTCTGTCGGTGGACTTCTCCAGTCCTGGAGACTACTTCATCTTTCTGTACCATATCGTGTTCGCCACGTGCTCGGCGGTGCTCGCTGGCTCCGTGGTGCTGGGCATCCTGAGCACGCGGGCCCTGCGCGCGCAGAACCGCTTCATCTTCATGCTGAACACGAGCCTCAGTGACACGCTGACGGGCCTGTCCGTCTACTACCTGGGCCTGTTCGACGTGCAGGAGGGCTACCCGTCCCGCAACGGCACCTACTACATCCTGCCCTCCATCATGGGCGTGAACGTCATGACGTTCCTGTTCGCGCAGTTCGACCGCTACTTGGCCGTGTGCCACCCGTTCTTCTACAACCGCTTCGTGTCGCGCGGCTTCGTGGTGGCGTGCTGCGTCTTCTGCTGGTTCTACACCTACCTGATCCTGGCCGTGCAGAACGCGCTGCCCGTGGCGCAGGCCGTCAAGATGAGCGCCTTCGGCATCATGACCCTGCAGATCATCGTGGTCATCCAGGTGCTCATGACCATCAAGCTCTACGTTATAGCCAAGCACCAGCTGGCGCGCGAGGCGCCCAGCCAGGAGCGCGAGAGCAAGAAGGAGTCCCTGCGCATCATCATGTTCGTGGTCATATGCTTCCTCTCGCTGTGGGGCCCCTCGTTCGTCAACATCATGGTCCGCTACCTGAGCAGCGGCGGCCTGCGGTTCCGCAACGAGGCCACCAACGCCTTCGCCATAATGGCGCGCTTCAACGCGCTCAGCACGCCCGCGCTCTACATCTGGGGCAGCCCGGCCCTGCGCAGCGCCGTGTGGGACAGGCTGTGGAGGAAGGGCTGCCGGACACGCCCGGACAG AGTGTTTTCCAGGAACGTGAAACCAGCGAAGGAAACAGTTTTTGCCTCACAGACATCAAAGGACCTATAA